A segment of the Desulfofundulus kuznetsovii DSM 6115 genome:
TCGAGCATGCGGACCATGACGGTTCCGCCCCGCCCAACAGGGTGTACGACTATTTTTCCATGGTTCTGGATGCTTTTCCCAACCCGGACCTGCACATCGCCCACTTCCATGTGACCCGGGGTTGGGGACTGGCCAATGTGCTGGCCGCCCTGCTGGCCGGCATCAACCATTTTGAAAGTACCATGGGCGGCATCGGCGGCCAGCCGGCCAATTTTGTCGACGGCGTTCCCGTCGCCGGTACCGGTTCATATTACTACCAGGACCCCAACATTGTCGGCCTGGTCTGCACCGAGGATATGGTGGTGATGATGGACGAGATGGGCATCGACACGGGGGTTGATGTGGACCGGGTGCTGGAAATCGGGCGCATGGTGGAAAAAATTGTCGGCAGGCGGCTGCGCAGCGAATGTATCCGTACCGGCCGTATTCCCAAAGGACCTACGGGGCATAAGTAAACAACTAAAGTCCCCTCGCGCCGTACCGCGGAAGGGGTCTTTTTTTTTATCCTGTGCATTTATTTTACCTGCGAAAGGGAACTGGTGGTCCTCCGGCGAATGTTTAAAGCACGAACATTGGAGAAGGGAGGATTGAGAATATGGCCGAGGGTAAAAAGACCAGAAAGATTGCCATTCTTGGTGGTCCGGGTACGGGTAAAACAACGTTGTGTAAACAGTTAGATGTGGATTACAGCATGGCCGGTTATATAAGTGACGTTTGCCTGGAATTTGCCCGCTCATACATTGCCTGGTACGGGGTGCCCAGGAGCATTTTTGAACAGTTTCTGCTCTACGAGGGGCAAAAGCGCCGGGAAGAGGAGCTTTCCTACTGCGATATTATTTTCTGCGACAACGCCACCATTTTGAATTACGTGTACGGCCTGTTGAGCTGTGATTTCAAGAACCCGAAGGAAGTTTACGCCTTGATGAAACTATACGAGTGGGCCATGCGCGACCTGCCCGAGTATGACATCTTTTACGTGCCCCGGGAGTTTGATGTGGAAAAAGACGGCATCAGGTACCAGGACAGTGATTTTGCCGTGGTCGTGGATGCCAAAATAAAAAATTTCCTGGACATCATGAATGTACCCTACACCATAGTAAAGGGAGACCTGGAAACCAGGGTAAAGACGGTTAAGGAAAAAATCGGTTTTGTGGAAAAGCGCAAGCGCTGTACTGCCATCCACGAGGTGGCTTTACGGAACGAAAATGGAAGCTGCCCGGTTTAATGGCTTCTCGATGGAAAGGGCGGCCGGCCGTTCCAGAACGACCGCCGCCCAATTATTTATGTTCGTGCGGGTCCGGTGCCCGGTCCTGGGCCTAGATGGCCCGGCCATACCCACCCGGTTGTGTCTTTTGAACTGCCGGCAAAGAAGGGGCTTGAGCCCGCGTGGCATTGAGGATGGCCAGCAGGGCGACCCCCACGTCGGCAAATACGGCCTCCCAGATGGTGGCCAGACCCAGGGTTCCCAGGCCAAGGAAGAAGGCTTTCATGCCCAGGGCCAGGATGATGTTTTGTTTGACGATTACCCTGGTGTGGCGGGCAATTTCCACGGCCGTAGCCAGTTTGGAGGGAGCATCCTCCATGAGCACCACGTCGGCGGCTTCAATGGCCGCATCGGAACCCAGCCCGCCCATGGCCACTCCCACATCGGCCCTGGCAATAACGGGGGCATCGTTGATGCCATCACCGACAAAGGCCAGCTTCTGCCGGGCAGGCAGGTTGGCCTTAAGTTCTTCCACCCGTTGCACCTTGTCCTCCGGCAGGAGCTGGGCGTAATACTGATCCATGCCCAGCTTTTCGGCCACCCGGCGGGCAGCCCTTTCCTCATCGCCGGTCAACATGACCACTTTCTTTACTCCGAGGGCTTTCAACCTGGCAATGGCCTGGCGGGCATCGGGTTTAATTTCGTCGTTGATGACGATGTACCCGGCCAGGATGCCGTCAATGGCCACAAATACCGTATTGCCTTCTACACAAGAGATATCGTGGGAAATCCCCTCCCGGTCCAGGAGGCGGTCCCCCCCAACCAGAACGTTTTTGCCCGCGACCCGGGCCAGGATGCCGTACCCCGGGATTTCCCGGTAGTTGCTCACACTGTCCAGGGGAATTTCCCGTCCCCAGGCCCGCCGGATGGACTGGGCCACGGGGTGGGTGGAGTAGGCTTCGGCCGCCGCAGCGTAAGCCAGCACTTCCTCCGGTTGGAAGCCGTTTTGAGTTACCACCCGGCTGACCCGGAAAACCCCCCGGGTGAGGGTTCCTGTCTTATCAAAGACCACCGTATGCAGGTTGGCCAGTACGTCCAGGTAATTGGCCCCCTTGACCAGAATACCCTGGCGGGAGGCCCTGCCGATGCCGCCAAAATAGGACAGGGGTATGGAAATGACCAGGGCGCACGGGCAGGAAATGACCAGGAAAATCAGTGCCCGGTAGAGCCATTGGGACAAGGTGGCACCGGGAACCACCAGCGGGGGTATAAAGGCCAGCGTAAGGGCTCCCAGCACCACTGCCGGGGTATAGTAGCGGGCAAAGGTGGTAATGAACTTTTCTACGGGGGCCTTTCTGGCCGCGGCATTTTCCACCAGCTCCAGGATCCGGGCTGCGGAGGAGTCCTGAAAAGGCCTGGTTACCTTTACGGTCAGAAGGCCCTGGCCGTTGATCATGCCGGCCAGGACTCTTTCTCCCTTTTCCACCTTGCGTGGTACGGATTCTCCCGTCAGCGCCGAGGTATCTACGAAGGACACTCCCTCCAGAACCTCGCCGTCCAGGGGCACCCTTTCGCCCGGGCGGACCACAATAATCTGGCCTGTTACCACTTCCTCCGGTTTTACCTGCCTGGTTTCGCCGTTCACCAGCAAATTGGCGTAGTGGGGACGGATATCCAGAAGGGCGGCTATCGAGCAACGGGATCGATTAACGGCTCTTTCCTGGAAGTACTCCCCGATGGAATAAAAGAGCATTACCGCCACCGCTTCGGGCAACTGGTGAATGGCTATGGCTCCGAGGGTGGCCAGGCTCATGAGGAAATTCTCGTCAAAAACTTTTCCGCGCACAAGATTTTTCAAAGCGGCCCGGAGGATCTCCCTGCCCACCAGCAGGTAGGCGGTAAGCAGGACCAGGTACTCGGCCCAGGAATAAGGAGTTTGGCGCAGGGATTCCTGGAAGAGAAAGCCAACAGCCAGAAGGACGGCCGAGATGCCGGTTACCAGAAGGTTTCTTTTACCGGTCGCAAGTTCACTTGCCTGTTTGGCCTCACGGAGTTCTAACAGCGTAACCCCGGGTTTAATGTGATGAATAGCCTCCTGGGCCCGCCTAGCCAGCTCCGGGGGCAGCTCCAGGGTGCGGTTGGCAAAGTTGATGGCAACATGTTCCAGCCCCTTAATCTGTTGCAATTCGTGCTCTATTTTG
Coding sequences within it:
- a CDS encoding ATP/GTP-binding protein, giving the protein MAEGKKTRKIAILGGPGTGKTTLCKQLDVDYSMAGYISDVCLEFARSYIAWYGVPRSIFEQFLLYEGQKRREEELSYCDIIFCDNATILNYVYGLLSCDFKNPKEVYALMKLYEWAMRDLPEYDIFYVPREFDVEKDGIRYQDSDFAVVVDAKIKNFLDIMNVPYTIVKGDLETRVKTVKEKIGFVEKRKRCTAIHEVALRNENGSCPV
- a CDS encoding heavy metal translocating P-type ATPase, which translates into the protein MSMRYTLVGLDCPGCAAKIEHELQQIKGLEHVAINFANRTLELPPELARRAQEAIHHIKPGVTLLELREAKQASELATGKRNLLVTGISAVLLAVGFLFQESLRQTPYSWAEYLVLLTAYLLVGREILRAALKNLVRGKVFDENFLMSLATLGAIAIHQLPEAVAVMLFYSIGEYFQERAVNRSRCSIAALLDIRPHYANLLVNGETRQVKPEEVVTGQIIVVRPGERVPLDGEVLEGVSFVDTSALTGESVPRKVEKGERVLAGMINGQGLLTVKVTRPFQDSSAARILELVENAAARKAPVEKFITTFARYYTPAVVLGALTLAFIPPLVVPGATLSQWLYRALIFLVISCPCALVISIPLSYFGGIGRASRQGILVKGANYLDVLANLHTVVFDKTGTLTRGVFRVSRVVTQNGFQPEEVLAYAAAAEAYSTHPVAQSIRRAWGREIPLDSVSNYREIPGYGILARVAGKNVLVGGDRLLDREGISHDISCVEGNTVFVAIDGILAGYIVINDEIKPDARQAIARLKALGVKKVVMLTGDEERAARRVAEKLGMDQYYAQLLPEDKVQRVEELKANLPARQKLAFVGDGINDAPVIARADVGVAMGGLGSDAAIEAADVVLMEDAPSKLATAVEIARHTRVIVKQNIILALGMKAFFLGLGTLGLATIWEAVFADVGVALLAILNATRAQAPSLPAVQKTQPGGYGRAI